A window of Acinetobacter sp. WCHA55 genomic DNA:
CGGCTGCTTCATCTCCAGTTAGATTTTTACGCTTCTTACCTGAATTGCCTTTGGGTTTTTCGCCGTGGACCGAAATGTATTCTTCAATTTCTTGGCGGTTAAAGCTACATTCACGGTTAAGAGGAACCATGATTTTTCCAGTGATTTGCTGACCGTGCGAAATTTCAATGTATTCTTTGGCCATTGGGATTTTGACGTCCGATACGCACGTTCTTAAATAGATGTGCTTGCCATCTGTAAAAAATATGACTTTTGCGGAACAGAATGTCTCGACCTTATTTCGTTTAAACATTTCTCTAAAAATGTACTTGAACAAGTTCTTTTCATTTTCAGGATGTGTAAGGGCAAAACAATTGGCTGTTAGTTTTATGTTATTCAGACTCATTTCGATATCCAGTTTTCTATAAACAGCATTATTAAGAACCATTGCCTTTAAATAGCGCCTTATTGACAATAAGGGTATTATTCAGCATTTATAAACGCTAAAAGTAACTTCTATGTGCATTTAACAAAAGTGGCTTATAATATACTTAAAACCCTCAAAATTGATATAGGAACACCAGTTTTGTGTGGAAGTAAAGCGTAACACTCATATTATGAAAACCAACCACAATTTATTAAACCTACACTTTAATGATACTTATTTTTTGTGTTGTAATTTTTTATTAAAAAAATATATGCTTTGCTGATTATTTTAAACTATTGACTGTATTTTAAGCTGTGCGTAAACTTTAAACGTTGTTTTGTACAATCCACACCTAGTTTGATCCTGTTTGGACGACTGAAAAATGAACATAAAGAATAGAACTACGTTGCAGTTTTATGAAGAACTGCAGTTGGTGTATGACCGTTTCAATGAAAGGCTATTCAAAAATGAATTACCAGATTGTTTGATTACGCTTCAACGTATCAACAAAAATACCGGTTATTGGTCTGAGAATAGATTTGCTTCGACAGAAGATGATACGGCGTATACGCACGAACTGGCCCTTAACCCTGATTACTTTGGCACCCAACCATTGCTTAACATTTTTAAATGCTATGCACATGAGATGTGTCATATGAAACAAAGCATTTTTGGTGAGCCATCTAAACGCTCATATCACAATGCTGAGTTTGCGACATTTATGCTTGAGATCGGTTTGATTATGACTGATGACGGCACAAAAGAAGGTCGCACGACAGGCGAGAAGATGACCGAAATCGTTGTACCTGATGGCTTGTTTATTCAAGTGTGCAATGAGCTTGTCGATGAAGGGCGTATCATCAAATGGTATGACAAGTACGCACCCAAAACGATTTCCAGTCTTGAAATGATTCAAGAGCAAGTGCAGTTGTTGGAGTCCATTCCGACTGCTTCTCCAAAGCTATTTCATATTGCCTTACTTGGCAATGAAATCAATTCAGCTTTGAAATCACCTAAAAAAGAGAAGCCAGTTGCCGAACCGTCAAAAGCACCAGATACCCTCACTGGATATGCCACCCCAACAAGTGATGAAGAAGAGGAAACGACTCCCACTACAATGAATCCCTTTGATGTAGCGATCGGACTAATCGACATATCAAATACCGCTGCAAACCTTGGCGGTTATTATCCAACGGCTTTTGATGAAGATCCGCTAGATGATGACGACCAACCAATACCAGAACCTAAGGTTGTTAAACTTTATAAGGGTGAACAACCAAACGGCGATGATAACGAGTTTTTTGTACTCAAAGAAACTATGATCGGTGAAACACTCTATCAAGAGCTTGGTTCAGCCAATTTTGAAGAGCCTGAGCCTAAGAAACAGACTAGGGCATCTTTTGCGTGTCCTGAGTGTGGCCGTGGTGCAACGTGTAGTCCTACTTTTAGATTGTCGTGTACTGAATGTGAAGTTGAACTGGTACCGTCAAAATCCATTGATAAAAGCCAGGTGAAGAAAAACAAAAAGGCTGCTAAAGCTGACCAAGGGGATGCAGAATGAAAACGATTGAAGAGCTTGGAATTCTGTTTTCTTCACACAAATACCGTTTTTATAACGAAAAAGACTTACAACTCGCGATTGAGCAAATGTTTATTGCCAATGAGATTCCGTATGAACGTGAGGTTCGTCTATCAAATAAAGACATCATTGATTTTACTGTTGAGCTAGATGTCGGCAAGGTGGGTGTTGAATTAAAAATAGATGGTGCACGTAACGCATTATTGCGTCAGATCAATCGTTATTTAAGCCATGACAGCATAAAAGCGCTCTATGTGGTTGGTACACCGTATTGGGTGAATAACATTCCAATCCAACTGAACAATAAATTTATTTACCGCCATCGTATTTTAGTGGGGGTCTTCTAATGTATAAATCTTACGGCACCATTTCTCGTCAAGAAAAAAACTGGCACATTGAATGTGAACCACATGTTAAAACACGACTTAAGCGTGTATTCCCAAAAGTCAGCCAACATGCATCAAAATTTATTGAGTTAAGCGATACGCCGTCTAATTGTCACGACCTACTTTGGTTTATTGAACGTTATCCAATGCGTGTTGATGATCTTAAATACATGAAAGCGCAATCTAAGGCTTATGTGTCGCTAAAAGAAGATATTTTGGATGTGATGGACTATAAACGTCCGATCAAAACATTTGATCTTGCTGTGCCTCCATATGAGTATCAAAGAGCAGCTGCAGATCTACTACTTAATGTTAAAGGTTTGCTCTTGGGGGATGATTTGGGCCTTGGCAAAACAGCGAGTGGAATATGTCCGATGATTCTACCTGAATCGCTCCCGGCGCTTTTTGTGACAATGACACATCTTCCAATGCAAATTAAGAATGAAATTGAACGCTTTGCTCCGCACCTAAAATGTCACATCCTAAAGAAAGCATCGCCTTATCCATTGCACAAAGAGGGTGAAGCAGCACCCGATGTCATTATCACCAGTTATTCAAAGTTGAACGGTTGGGCTGAATATCTTGCCGGAAAGATTAAGTACGTAGTGTTTGACGAGATCCAAGAGTTACGGACTGGCTATACATCGCAAAAGTATTCCGCTGCTAAACTCATTAGTGACCAAGCTGAATTACGCCTCGGTCTATCAGCTACACCGATTTATAACTACGGTGATGAATTCTACAACATCATTGAAATATTGCGTCCAGATAGCTTAGGTACCGCTACTGAATTCGCTCGTGAGTGGTGTTCACAAGAAAAACGTATTAATGATCCTAAAGCGTTTGGGATGTTTTTACGTGATGAAGGTCTAATGTTGCGCCGTACTCGAGCAGATGTAAATCGAGAGTTACCGCCAGTACAAATCATCCCTCAATATGTCGAAAGCGATCCTAAAGTACTGGATCAAATTAAGGGCAAGGCAATGGAACTGGCAAAAGTAATTTTAAGCTCTACTCAGGAATTCCAAGGGCAAAAGCTTCGTGCGACAGAAGAATTCAATATTATGATGCGCCAAGCAACAGGTATCGCCAAAGCGCCGTATGTCGCTGAGTTCGTGCGTATGCTTGTTGAGTCTGGTGAATCAGTCATGCTTTATGGTTGGCATCGAGATGTGTACAACATTTGGCTAGAACGCTTGGCTGAATTCAATCCTGTTATGTATACAGGCACGGAAGGACCTGCAGCTAAGGAACGTTCTAAACAAGCATTCTTGAATGATGAAAGCAAAGTCTTCATTAGTTCATTACGTTCATCTGCCGGGCTTGATGGCTTGCAGTACCACTCAAAATGCAAAACATTTGTGTTTGGTGAGTTGGATTGGTCGCCTGGTGTTCATGATCAATGTATTGGTCGCTTAGACCGTGACGGTCAAATCAAACAGATCTCGGCATATTACTTGTTGGCTGATTCGGGTTCAGATCCAATTATTTCTGATGTCTTAGGCATCAAAAAAGGCCAGTTGGAAGGAGTTAAAAACCCGAATGGCGAATTATTTGAACATTTAATTACGGACGGTGGCGGTATCAAGCGCTTAGCCGAACACATACTGAATAAGAAAGTTGCTTAAGAGAAACCTTATGACTGAACTTTACCTAGCTTGTTTTAGAGATAATGTCGGCTCAAATATTGGGTGGCCTGGTTTTAACGGAAAGGGCTATACAACGAATGTTGTCAAGCGCACGTATATACTTTAGAGCAAGCTCAGGTAGCATGGGATAACGCACGGTCCATAGATCAACCGATCGCCGTGCACCACGTTCGCAAACATATTGTATGAAAGGTGGACTATCAATATATTCCCTCGATCTCACAAATAGATGATCCTTATATCAAGTATGTGGCGCTTGAAAAGGATAATTTAGGTTTATTCTGCGATGGAAATGACGTCTTTTGGTTAGACTTTGCCACGGGCAAAACCAGTACAGATTTTTCTTCTGCTACAAAACTTCGGTATGGCCAGGCCCTTTCGTTAAAAGATCGCTATATTCTTCTTCCTTTTGATATAGCCGATGCACATAAACGACCATGGTGCTATTTATGAATATTGAAATGCTTTTGTGTATGTCCAACTTAAATTGACCAACAAATTAGGTTCTTTATCCAAAGCGAATAGATCTGAATAAACATTAAAGTTTTTACCCAAAAATGCATTGTGTAAGAAGTGAATAAGGTCTAGATCCACGTAGTTAACCGTAGACACAATCTTTAAGTATTCAGACAAAGCTTTAAACATCGGTGTTAGCTCTGCGATGGCACGGCTAAACCGCTGTTCTGATTTATGCTCTCTATATTTTTCAAAGCCATTTTTCAAAATCCTTTTGAGCTCTGCATCATCAAATGGAATATTTGAATAAAACTCACCAGTACTAAGATCTCCAAAATTAGACATAAAGTTATCAATCACGGGGAATTTACGTTCTAGAGATAAGCGCTGCGTTGATCTGATCAATTTAATGAATGAATAGAAAAACGGTAAGAAGCGTCTGTAGTAATCATAAATAACCTCTGCAAGCTTACGATCGCGAACATCAGCATTGATGGCTACACATTTAGGATATTGCGTAACAAAAATGGGTTTCTGCAGATAAATGGCAAGGTCCTTAAACACCTCAACACCATTTAGGCGATTAGATTTAAGAAATGACCAATCTACCAAGTCATAATCAACTGCACGAATCTCTCTTAGATTTAATTCATCAAACTTAAAGTTGAGTAGGCGTAGGTAATCTACAAAATTAGCCAAGTACCATGGCTGAGTTTTATTGATGTTGTATTCAGGATGACTATCAATGTCCAAGTGATTTAATAAATTGGTCCACGACTTGTCAATTCCAGCCAAATTAACTTTTTTGTCTATTCGATCAGGGGTAAGCATAGTAATCCCAATTGTATATACTAATTCGTAAGAAATTAGATACATTGTATCAATAATTCCTAGAATAAATATTCTTTTAAATTTTTTATCAATTCTAATTCGCCACACAACAAAAATGCTTATTTACTGAGCTAAAAACTTATATCTAATTAATTAAAACCCTATATAATTATTTTAATACTCTAATTCGAGTGAGTTGTTATGATTAGTGATCCAATCGAAATCGCAAAATTAAAACAAAGCATCTTAGATTTAAGAAACAATATTTTTCCTCCACAAAACCTTTTAACGGTTGATGGATTACCAATTTATTATGGTGAGAAAAAGTTTGTTGATGAATATCTTGCACAATGGATGGACTTTTATCAAAAAGCATTAGAACTTTCTAGTCCTTTTGGTGATCCTATTGATTTGTCCGAAATAAATGAAATTCATTTGCCTGTGCATTTTAATTTGCCCGTGTTTGCTCGTAATGTCACTCGCATGATTTTAAATAAAACACTGGCCAAGGAATCTATTACTTTTCGTTCAAGTGCAGATCTGTTTGAGAAGTGCGGATACTTCAATCGTGAATATACGGATTTAATTTATGAGTACTTTGATCGTGATGAAGATAACGTATTGGTCGGGCATCGACCGTATAACGATATTCGTGCGTACTTGTTTTATGCCGGCGATGAAGAGCGTCATCGCACGAGATTTTATAACTCTGGACTGGTGCTCGGTTATCCCGAAGGTTGGAATAGCATTGAGATCTTAGATAATCGTAACAACACCCGAAAACAGCGTAGTGATGCTTATACAAACCCTTTAGCGAAAAATAACACATGGTTCATCTACAAGAAGCTGTAATTAGCCAAAGCGCCGTGCGAGATCGCAATAGAGCCTTGGATCTATTGAAGTGGATTGCGATTGTGACCATGGTTATTGACCACGCATCAATATTATTTCCTCAATATAATCTGTTGTTGAGGACGATTGGCCGTTGTGCTTTTCCTATTTTTTGTATCATGCTTGCATTCAATTTGAACCAAGCTATTCCTAAAAAGAAAACCCATACATTAAAAAACTATTTTAAAAATTTGGCGTTGTTTTGTGTGCTATCAGAAGTACCGTATCAACTATTCAACCAAGAGCCATTTACAACACTGAACGTCATGCCTACGTTGCTTTTAGGATTTTTGCTTGTTGTATTGGGGGAATCTAAACATAAATATGCAACGCTGCAGTTTGTCTCTCTGTTAGTCGTGACCACATTGCTATCTAATTTTATTATGTATAGCGTGTGGGGCGTTTTATTAATTGTATTCCTGTATTTATTCTTTAAAACAACCAACGTTCGTTCTAAGAAATACTTTTTAATGATCAGCGTCTTGCTCACTTCATTGGCCAACATTTTCAACTGGTTGATTGGTGGCTACTATACGGATATGACTACATATTCTTTGGCATTCTCATTTGCTGTCAGTAGCGCCATTGCAACGTATATTGGTGCACAATTCCTACTGAAAGGACAGCACATGAATATACCTTTTGAAGTACCGCCAGTGGGCAAGTGGGCGTACTGGTTCTATCCAGTACATCTCGTCATCATTTGGATTCTTTTTAAATTTGCATAATAAATTTAGGCTCAAAAAAAGCACCAAAGTATTTATGACTAAGGTGCTTTTTTATTGCTTAATCAGCGTTATTCGCTAGATCCAGCATCTAAACCGAATGAGCTAATTTCTTGCTGTCTTTCTTGCTCAGCTGCTTGTTCTGGTAATGCTTGTGGAGTAGGTGCACCAGCTTGGTTATTTTGTTGATCATATTGATTCAGCAATTGCTTTAATGCTTCAGGATCTTGAGCAATTTGATTCGCAATTTCTAATGTTGGGTCCTGTTGTTTTTTACCAGCAACATAACCAAAAATAGCCAAACCAATGAAAGCAGCGAAGAAAGTGGCAAGTACGATCAGTACAAACTTACCAATAATGCTACCTTTGAAGCGTTCAAACCAAGTTTCATCTTCATAGTGGTAAGGTTGGTTAATGTTTTGGCAACCATCACTAAATGCATCCATCCACGCATTACGAACCAATTGTTTAATTTGTTCTGTTTGCGGTAAATGACCTTTTTTAACCACGTTTACTTTGATTTTTGGCTCTGCTAATACAAAACGTTTTTCTTCACCATTACCTAGTGTATTAACGAGCTCTACGGTACCAGAACAAGTGAAATAACGACCAACATCATTGTTTTCTAAAGTATCAAAACCACTGATTTGTATTGTTAACTCTTTAAGATCGGCATTCGGGATTTTTATATTTTTAGGTTGACGATTCAAATCTTCAGAATCCGTATCAACTGAGATTGTTAAAAGGTCATTGTTACTAAAAATTGAAACAAGAGGGTCGTGAGATAGAATGTCTTTTTGCTTCTTAATTAAACTCACAATGTATCACCAGTTAAAATAGAAATTAAAAGTATTATATTTTAAAAAAGGGTTTTAGTGATAGTTTATTTTATGTTTAACGTAAAAAAAGCCACTTTTAAGAAAGTGGCTTTTAGGTTTAAGGGAGATAGTTATTATTTATAAAATATTCCTTTTTAATTCTCTTAATCTCCATGCCTTTGTCTAAAAGCAATTTAAACTCATTAAAATCATCACGCATAAGCTTATGAACCTTTAATGATTTTTGACTCTTAGCTTTGATGGCACTGTTGTATTGTACTGCAGCAACCAGATCGTAATGCTTATTTAGATCCAAACCATAAAGTGATGTTAATTTTTCAGAAATATAATCAAATATAACGGTCAAACAGATGACCTTATTGTTAGTGTTAGTCAGTATCTCTTCTGGAAATTCATTATTTCCCGAAGCTGCACTGGCTAAACGTGCCCATTCTGTCATGGGTAGGGAACCATCTTCACCAATCACGTTGATTAAGTTGTTTAAAAAGATAAAGCGGTGATTAAAAAACTTCACTTTGCTTTTTTGCAAAATTCTAAATGTATAAACGTTTGCCCAATACACAACATAGTTTTTAATCTTTAGACCATTGATTGAGTCTTGCGTTAATAAATCTTCATTGGTGATGCCATGATATTGAGTTGCTTCTTCAGTGACTTGTTTTTTTGGCTTCCAGTAGCTCTCTTCAGCATTATAAAGATACTGAACCTGTTCTATTGATGATGTGCGGCACTTTTTAATACGCGTCAAAATAGACGACTTAATAATGTCAGGCACATCAACTGGATTCTTGACTTTGGCGGTAAATTCCAGTGTGAGAAAACATAATGGTGCTGGCATAGCTTGGCCTTTCTAATATCCCTTAATTTATAACTTAAAACGTTCTATTTTCTGAATTGATATTCGCGAAATAAGGAACTAATTGCTTTTCTCGGTCATGAATGTATGCAGTTGATGACATATCCAATACCGCACCTGGTACATAAGTTAGGTTTAGATTGATATTTTCACCGTTACCATCGATCAAGACGCCATTAAACCGCGCTTTGTCTGAATCTCCTTTTACAAATAGCTGTTGGCCAACATAACCGGACAAGCTATTGATATAGAGGTTTTTCATTTTTTCCGAAGATTGCAAAGCATTTATATAGAGAAGATCCATAATTTTTTCTTCTCCATTTTGATTTCTAATTTTTACTGTTTTTGGACCAACAACATCCACAATTGTAGCAATCCATAAGTCATGATGTTCAACTTCCCAACCATTGTAGCGACTTTCAATCCAATCGGGGCTTAAGAGTCTTGGCTTAAAGGGGTAGGAGTAGATTTTGAATATTAAGATCGAAACCACAATTATGATTGGCAAGCCAAAACATATTTTTATTTTATGTTTTTTAAAAGCACTGTTAAACATAACCGTATATACCAAAAAATTTAAAATCATTTTAACTTAAAATAATAAGTTTGTATTGGTTAAAACCATTGATATATCAATTATTCATCACTGTTATAGGTATAGCCATCATCACTACTGCGATCTTTACCTACTAATAATGCTTCAATACGCTTAGCTTCAGCTATTGTTCTGAGTGCATTTTCCTTTTTTTCTTGTCGTTCTGTATGTTTACGAATCGCTTCAAGAACCTCAGGAGATAAGGCGTTTTCAGGTTGTTGTTCTTGGGCTTCAGGCTCGGAAGCACTTGCTTCTTCAGCCTTTATAGGTTGGTCTTTTTTCTTAGGATCTACCAAGTCATAAAACACAAGTTCTTTTGATTCACTCGTTGCCGATTCGTCTAAAAACTTCTGTTCTTGACCTTTTAATGGATCTTGTTCATTTGGAGTATTAGAGTTATTACAGGCACTTAAAAGGGTGGAAATTAAAATAACCGTTGCGAAAATAAAAAGGGTTTTAGACACGTTGAAAATCCTTTAATATAATAACGTATTCTACATAATAAAAGTCCGTAGGTAAAAGTATGTCTTCAGATAAAAATAGTTCTGATAGTGCTACACAAAAGGTAAATATTACCAATGAGGTTTTAGATGAAGCTGCCATTAAACAGGCAATTGAAGCTAGTCAACCCCGTAAATCAGGTATTTTAAAGCGAGTCTTTTTTGATTTCGGGCGTAAAACCCACTGGAGTTCAGCTAGAAAAGGGTTTTTACCGCATTTATCTAATATTAGATCAATGCTGTCTCCAACATGCCCCGAATGCGGTAAATCGATTTTAATGCATGACAACAGGATTCCACGTTCTTATAAAGGCAACGTGAATTGGGTATGTGCACACCCTTTATGTGAATATGAAATTGTCGCACCTAACAATTTTAAACAACTGAAAAGACTCATTGCTAATACTCACTACCCAAGAGGGCAAGAACGTTTAGCTTCAATGAGTAATGATGAAATAGACAAGCTTGTTAAAAACCATCAGTTTTCGTCTTATTTGTATTTAGCATTATCTATGTTTACAGGCTTGTACGTAGTTTATATGTTCTTTAAAGCGCTATATCCAATGCTTGTTGTACCAGGTGTATTATTGGTGTTTTATCTATACATGGTTAGCATCAATTCAGCTTATCGTGCGTGGCAAGTCCGTACTGGTCTTTTATTTTTACCGAATGCGCCATTCTTGGCATGGTTCCGCTATGCGCCAAAAAAATATAGCTTATCGTGGTATGACGGCAAAAACCCATTGCCAGTTGAAACACTGAATAAGTTAGCTGACCGTAAACAGCACCTAATCGACAATTTCAACAACAACGATAAAGGTGCTGATTAATATGCTGTTAAAACCAACGCTATTTGCGACTCTATTAGGATCAAGCGTTGCTTATGCTCAATTGCCTCAAAGTTCTGAGGCTCTAGGTGCATATGCAAACCATGTCAATTCTAATGGATCAAGTACACCATATCGACCATTTCAGGTCATGACCAACACTCAGCAAGAAACGGCGCCAGCAAAGCCAAGAGGATTTACGAGTCGTTACTTGGGCGTGAAGTACACACCGCAAAAAACTGAAGAAACTCCGACTAGCACTGAGCGCACGGCAGTTGCACAAAATGGACCACAACCTAGTGGCCAGCAAGCACCAGCACCACAACAACAACCCGTTCGCCAGAATATCCGTCCTGTTTCTTATACCTATCCAACTACGCAATACAATCAATACAACCAAGCGAGTGTATCTTACGATCAAACCGTACCGGGTAGAGTCGCTACTTTGAGTTGTGTTATTCATGCTGCGCGGTCAGAAGGTGTTCCGCTGTATGTTTTATTGGGTATACATAGCAAAGAGCGTGGTACCAATGGACAAACAGCGCAAAACAAAAACCGTTCATTGGATATGGGGCAATTCCAAATCAATTCCATGCACTTTAAACGTGGCGGTATGTTTGAAAATTATAACAGCCATTATGTGCGTACTGATGGATGTCTGAATGCGCGACTTGCAGCCAAGATCTTGCGAAATCGATTAACCACAAAACCGTCAACCGATTTTTGGGTTAGAGCAGCTGCTTACCACTCATGGACGCCATCTTTTAATGCGATATATCGCAATGGCACGGCGAAACAACCTGGTTTAGTTGCGTATGCACTTCAATGGAAAAAATGGCTTGAGAGAAAGGGGATAAATCCTAACTAATCAGCTGAATATATTTTTTAAGAAAAAAATTGCAGTTACGTAATGCGATACAATTTACCTATTCTTTACCCACTAAGGATTCAAAATGAACCTTAATACAACTTTAAAAAGTTTAGCTTTAACCTTACCCATGTCTGTTGTTGCTACTGCAGCTCAAGCCGATTTTGTTGGCAAAGTTGTACGTATTTCTGACGGCGACACTATCACCGTTTTAAACAACAACAATGAGCAGATCCGTGTTCGCTTCAACCAGATTGATGCACCAGAAAAAAGTCAAGCTTTTGGTCAGAAATCGCGTCAGAACATCAGTTTCTTGCATGAAACGATTGTGTATGTGCAAGAAAATAGTAAGGACCGCTACGGTCGTACTCTTGGTACCATTTTTCAGATGCGTACAAACCAAGTGCCCAACTTAAACATCGTGAATAGTGTTAACTATAAGCAAGTTAAAGATGGCTATGCATGGGCTTATCGTGAATATCTCAAAGATAAAATTATTTTGAGTGCTGAAAGCAACGCACGTTCTCAACGCCTTGGTTTATGGGCTGATCCAAACCCTGTTTATCCAAGCCAGTACCGTCACAATAAGTAATATTGATGAACGGTGAATTAAATACCGCTAAAGCCGTAGCGGTATTAAATAAATATCTACTGCAACAACAATGTGGTAATCGTATGGAACTGCAGTTTTTCAGTGAAGAACTGCAAGCTCAGATTGAAGCTCTCAGCTTGGCTTCTGTACGAAATGAGTTGGTTACTCAGTTGGCAAATTTGGGAAAATGTCTTTGTGATGAAAAGTTGGTGAATTGTTCAGCCAACGCAAATTACTCAGAAGTGGCAATAGATTTCCTTGAAATGCACTTAGAGTCGCTGGAAGGGCGACAGTTCAAAGAAGGTTTTATATGACATCTATTGTCATATCCACGGAATCCAATTAATCACCAGATCAGAACGAACCACTAAGCAATTAGTGGTTTTTTTCCTAAGGGAACTAGATCAATTGTAGATTTTTAAAAGGTAATGTTATGCCGAACAAAGATGATGAACATGCAACTAAATAAAGCTTTCTACCTTTACCTTA
This region includes:
- a CDS encoding thermonuclease family protein, encoding MNLNTTLKSLALTLPMSVVATAAQADFVGKVVRISDGDTITVLNNNNEQIRVRFNQIDAPEKSQAFGQKSRQNISFLHETIVYVQENSKDRYGRTLGTIFQMRTNQVPNLNIVNSVNYKQVKDGYAWAYREYLKDKIILSAESNARSQRLGLWADPNPVYPSQYRHNK
- a CDS encoding TraX family protein; protein product: MVHLQEAVISQSAVRDRNRALDLLKWIAIVTMVIDHASILFPQYNLLLRTIGRCAFPIFCIMLAFNLNQAIPKKKTHTLKNYFKNLALFCVLSEVPYQLFNQEPFTTLNVMPTLLLGFLLVVLGESKHKYATLQFVSLLVVTTLLSNFIMYSVWGVLLIVFLYLFFKTTNVRSKKYFLMISVLLTSLANIFNWLIGGYYTDMTTYSLAFSFAVSSAIATYIGAQFLLKGQHMNIPFEVPPVGKWAYWFYPVHLVIIWILFKFA
- a CDS encoding type I-E CRISPR-associated protein Cas6/Cse3/CasE; this encodes MSLNNIKLTANCFALTHPENEKNLFKYIFREMFKRNKVETFCSAKVIFFTDGKHIYLRTCVSDVKIPMAKEYIEISHGQQITGKIMVPLNRECSFNRQEIEEYISVHGEKPKGNSGKKRKNLTGDEAAEFTKNALSSKGLLDVTIIEQQCGPQLSILNIPVQTIDISFSATVGDLEIFKTAWLNGIGRDKTYGFGMIRLDGTLFTPPCNNSAHA
- a CDS encoding DEAD/DEAH box helicase, whose protein sequence is MYKSYGTISRQEKNWHIECEPHVKTRLKRVFPKVSQHASKFIELSDTPSNCHDLLWFIERYPMRVDDLKYMKAQSKAYVSLKEDILDVMDYKRPIKTFDLAVPPYEYQRAAADLLLNVKGLLLGDDLGLGKTASGICPMILPESLPALFVTMTHLPMQIKNEIERFAPHLKCHILKKASPYPLHKEGEAAPDVIITSYSKLNGWAEYLAGKIKYVVFDEIQELRTGYTSQKYSAAKLISDQAELRLGLSATPIYNYGDEFYNIIEILRPDSLGTATEFAREWCSQEKRINDPKAFGMFLRDEGLMLRRTRADVNRELPPVQIIPQYVESDPKVLDQIKGKAMELAKVILSSTQEFQGQKLRATEEFNIMMRQATGIAKAPYVAEFVRMLVESGESVMLYGWHRDVYNIWLERLAEFNPVMYTGTEGPAAKERSKQAFLNDESKVFISSLRSSAGLDGLQYHSKCKTFVFGELDWSPGVHDQCIGRLDRDGQIKQISAYYLLADSGSDPIISDVLGIKKGQLEGVKNPNGELFEHLITDGGGIKRLAEHILNKKVA
- a CDS encoding lytic transglycosylase domain-containing protein, whose protein sequence is MLLKPTLFATLLGSSVAYAQLPQSSEALGAYANHVNSNGSSTPYRPFQVMTNTQQETAPAKPRGFTSRYLGVKYTPQKTEETPTSTERTAVAQNGPQPSGQQAPAPQQQPVRQNIRPVSYTYPTTQYNQYNQASVSYDQTVPGRVATLSCVIHAARSEGVPLYVLLGIHSKERGTNGQTAQNKNRSLDMGQFQINSMHFKRGGMFENYNSHYVRTDGCLNARLAAKILRNRLTTKPSTDFWVRAAAYHSWTPSFNAIYRNGTAKQPGLVAYALQWKKWLERKGINPN
- a CDS encoding SprT-like domain-containing protein, with the protein product MNIKNRTTLQFYEELQLVYDRFNERLFKNELPDCLITLQRINKNTGYWSENRFASTEDDTAYTHELALNPDYFGTQPLLNIFKCYAHEMCHMKQSIFGEPSKRSYHNAEFATFMLEIGLIMTDDGTKEGRTTGEKMTEIVVPDGLFIQVCNELVDEGRIIKWYDKYAPKTISSLEMIQEQVQLLESIPTASPKLFHIALLGNEINSALKSPKKEKPVAEPSKAPDTLTGYATPTSDEEEETTPTTMNPFDVAIGLIDISNTAANLGGYYPTAFDEDPLDDDDQPIPEPKVVKLYKGEQPNGDDNEFFVLKETMIGETLYQELGSANFEEPEPKKQTRASFACPECGRGATCSPTFRLSCTECEVELVPSKSIDKSQVKKNKKAAKADQGDAE